Proteins from a genomic interval of Danio rerio strain Tuebingen ecotype United States chromosome 4, GRCz12tu, whole genome shotgun sequence:
- the LOC137490872 gene encoding uncharacterized protein encodes MAFIKEESEDVKIEETFTVKQEDLQEQTDLTEENEGSKQEKHHVKIEEKTFLQTDGILKRRDKNRFTCTQCGKSFGRKYILKIHMRIHTGEKPFTCTQCGKSFSLSWSRNLHMRIHTGEKLFTCTQCGKSFIHSSSLNQHMRIHTGEKPFTCTHCGKSFSLSWSRNLHMRIHTGEKPFTCTQCGKSFSSSSHFNYHMRVHTGEKLFTCTQCGKSLSCSSSLNQHIRIHTGEKPFTCLQCGKSFSKSSNFILHMMIHTGEKPFKCTQCGKSFSQSSHLKHHTRIHSGEKPFTCTQCWKSFSRSSYLNQHMRIHTGEKPFTCTQCGKSFSRSSYLNQHMRIHTGKKPFTCT; translated from the exons atggcgtttattaaagaggagagtgaagatgtgaagattgaagaaacattcacagtcaaacaggaagatctgcaggaacaaacag acctaactGAAGAAAACGAGGGGAGTAAAcaggagaaacatcatgtcaaaattgaggaaaaaacttttttacagactgatggtattttaaaaaggagagacaagaatcgtttcacctgcactcagtgtggaaagagttttggaagaaaatacattcttaagattcacatgaggatccacactggagagaaaccattcacatgcacccagtgtgggaagagtttcagcttaTCGTGGTCccgtaatctacacatgaggatccacactggagagaaactattcacatgcactcagtgtgggaagagtttcatccactcatcatcccttaatcaacacatgaggatccacactggagagaaaccattcacatgcacccactgtgggaagagtttcagcttaTCGTGGTCccgtaatctacacatgaggatccacactggagagaaaccattcacatgcactcagtgtgggaagagtttcagcagctCATCACACTTTAATTACCACATGagggtccacactggagagaaactattcacatgcactcagtgtgggaagagtttgagctgctcatcatcccttaatcaacacataaggatccacactggagagaaaccattcacatgccttcagtgtgggaagagtttcagcaaatcatcaaactttattctacacatgatgatccacactggagagaaaccattcaaatgcactcagtgtggaaagagtttcagccaatcatcacaccttaaacaCCACACGAGAATCcactctggagagaaaccattcacatgcactcagtgttggaagagtttcagccgctcatcataccttaatcaacacatgaggatccacactggagagaaaccattcacatgcactcagtgtgggaagagtttcagccgctcatcataccttaatcaacacatgaggatccacactggaaagaaaccattcacatgcacttaa